In the Dyella humicola genome, GTCCTTGACGCGCAACCCCTTGCGCCCATCACGATCGATGACGAAGAAATTGGCTGAGCCAAAAGCCACGATCGTCGCCGGCGAGGCTGCGCTGGCGTGCATGTCGTCAACCAGATTGGCCTCAAGCACCGGCTTGCCATCGATGGTGGCGCCGCTGTCGTTGTCGAGCACGATGTGCATCGCGCCCTCCTTGCTCAGCGTCACCACACCAAGGTGCGCAGGACCGGCCTTGAGCACGATGTCGTTGTCGGCCGCGCTGCCGACCCGGTTGACACCTTCATTCAACCATTCCAGACCGATCAGGCTCAGCCAGCCGCTGGGTGCGGTGAGGCTGGCCAGGCGCTTCTGCTGCCACTGCAGGACTTGTTGCGAGACATCGGCCGGGGTTGCGGCGGAGGGATTCTGGGCATGCACGGCTGCAACTCCAAGGCTCAAGACGAAAGCAAAAACGGTGGTACGCAACATGGCAGGCCCCGTCGACATCAGGGTCCGAGTATGGCCGTCCATTTGTCGATGTGGCAAGCGCGTCATGGCAGGCTCAGCGACCGCGCAGGAAC is a window encoding:
- a CDS encoding DUF1684 domain-containing protein, whose translation is MLRTTVFAFVLSLGVAAVHAQNPSAATPADVSQQVLQWQQKRLASLTAPSGWLSLIGLEWLNEGVNRVGSAADNDIVLKAGPAHLGVVTLSKEGAMHIVLDNDSGATIDGKPVLEANLVDDMHASAASPATIVAFGSANFFVIDRDGRKGLRVKDSQAETRSHFLGLDYFPIDPSWRIVADWVPFDPPHELEVGSVLGTINKEKVPGKAVFHRDGHTYELLPIQEEPDSLFFVIADRTSGHETYGAARFLYADLPKDGKVVLDFNRAYNPPCAFTPYATCPLAPPENRLDLRVIAGEKNYRGGH